AGTTCGAGTTGACCGAGCAGACCCGAGAGGCGATTGAGGCCTGGATCGCCAAGACGCAGCTCGCTTCCGGTCAATATCTGTTCTCGAGCCGCATGACGAGGTCACCGCATATTTCGACACGGCAATATGCGCGGATCGTGAAATCGTGGGTGGCTCGCATCGGATTGGACCCCGGAGACTACGGTACCCACTCGCTGCGTCGTACCAAGACCACGTTGATTTACAAGCGAACGAAGAATCTCCGAGCGGTGCAGCTGCTGCTTGGACACACAAAGCTGGAGAGCACGGTCAGATATCTCGGCATCGAGGTCGATGACGCGCTGGAGATGTCTGAGCAGACCGAAGTTTGAAACCATTACAGCCGAAAGCGGTCGCCTGGGGCGGTCGCTTGCCGGCCGATTTTGTTGAAAAACTTCCGGAACTTCTGCTCGCGGTGATGATCGGATCTTCGTAATGGTTATTACGGAGAACTGCTGATGATGGGGCAACGGCAAAGTGGGCAAGAAAGATTGTTCTACT
The sequence above is a segment of the Pseudomonadota bacterium genome. Coding sequences within it:
- a CDS encoding tyrosine-type recombinase/integrase, with the translated sequence MYSNANSTDVSAIHNPWNKGRLIGPKPPLKLREIWAIRIRLQLAKRARDLALFNLAIDSKLRSCDLVKLQVRDVAHSGRVIPRATVMQQKTGQPVKFELTEQTREAIEAWIAKTQLASGQYLFSSRMTRSPHISTRQYARIVKSWVARIGLDPGDYGTHSLRRTKTTLIYKRTKNLRAVQLLLGHTKLESTVRYLGIEVDDALEMSEQTEV